From the Rhodoferax mekongensis genome, one window contains:
- a CDS encoding AAA family ATPase: MDIQDKLRSLLNQLNTVIVGKPDQIRDCVACLLAGGHLLIDDVPGVGKTTLAHALSRTFGLQFSRVQFTSDLMPSDLTGVSVYERGKEAFVFHPGPLFAQVLLADEINRASPKTQSALLEAMEEKQVTVEGETRALPRPFFVIATQNPLDQLGTYALPESQLDRFLMRISLGYPDRAAERALLAGEDRRAMVDHLPSLLQGDELDRLQQAVQAVHAADPLLDYVQDLITATRSGRWFLQGLSPRAVIALLRAAKAQALISGRDYVAPDDVQAVLPQTIAHRLIPVGDAGRGAEEQVRAMLQAVPLP, encoded by the coding sequence ATGGACATCCAAGACAAACTCAGATCCCTGCTCAACCAGCTTAACACGGTGATTGTGGGCAAACCCGATCAGATCCGCGACTGCGTAGCCTGCCTCTTGGCCGGTGGTCACCTGCTGATTGACGACGTACCCGGTGTAGGCAAAACCACCCTGGCCCACGCGCTGTCGCGCACCTTCGGCCTGCAGTTCTCGCGGGTGCAGTTCACCTCCGACCTGATGCCCAGCGATCTGACCGGCGTGTCGGTGTATGAGCGCGGCAAAGAAGCTTTTGTATTCCACCCCGGCCCCCTGTTTGCCCAGGTGTTGCTGGCGGACGAAATCAACCGCGCCAGCCCCAAGACCCAAAGTGCCTTGCTCGAAGCCATGGAAGAAAAGCAGGTCACCGTCGAAGGTGAAACCCGCGCCCTGCCCCGCCCTTTCTTCGTCATCGCCACCCAAAACCCCTTGGACCAGCTCGGCACCTACGCGCTGCCCGAATCCCAGCTGGACCGCTTTCTGATGCGCATCTCCCTGGGCTACCCGGACCGTGCGGCTGAGCGCGCACTGCTCGCAGGCGAGGACCGCCGCGCCATGGTGGACCACCTGCCCAGCCTGCTGCAAGGCGACGAACTCGATCGCCTGCAGCAGGCGGTGCAAGCCGTGCATGCCGCCGACCCGCTGCTGGACTATGTGCAAGACCTGATCACCGCGACCCGCAGCGGCCGCTGGTTCCTGCAAGGTCTGTCGCCCCGCGCCGTTATTGCGTTGCTGCGAGCCGCCAAAGCCCAGGCCCTGATCAGCGGCCGGGACTACGTGGCCCCCGACGATGTGCAGGCCGTGCTGCCACAAACCATTGCGCACCGGCTGATTCCGGTGGGTGACGCGGGGCGCGGTGCTGAAGAGCAGGTGCGCGCGATGTTGCAAGCAGTTCCGCTGCCCTGA
- a CDS encoding transglutaminase TgpA family protein: protein MLQRLQTLPREARDTLFLLGVIAWVILPQLDRLPWWCSAMAGGVLLWRGVLAWGSRPLPSRWWLLALLALATAGTWFSYRTLLGRDAGVTFIVVLLALKTLEMRARRDAFVIFFLGFFTILSNFFFSQSLLTAGAMVIALLGLLTALVNSHMPVGRPPLMQAARMAGWMALAGAPIMAALFMLFPRIAPLWGLPGDAMSGRSGLSGQMQVGTIASLALDDSIAMRIKFDGPPPPQDQMYFRGPVFSTFDGREWKPLRSAFPSRVQLQPELAVRGNPVSYQVTLAANNRPWLMVLDATPQAPEIVGYSVSMGPDLQWQADQPIADLVRYRATSYPDFRHGPNRLAVGLQDFLDLPPGFNPRTLQLAAELRRQPELATAGAQTLVEAVMNKLRTGGYEYTLEPGVYGTHTSDEFWFDRKAGFCEHIASSFVILMRALDIPARVVTGYQGGQVNTVDGFWTVRQSDAHAWAEVWMAGRGWVRVDPTSAVSPGRVGIGTYTRLQPQPNVFTQALNTVSPGFSVNLRAIWEATNNRWNQWVLNYSQAKQMDLLRNIGFSAPDWQDLSTVLIVLIVTASLAGAGWNWWERQRQDPWLRLLQAARQRLRALGLPVPDDGTPRALANLLQGDARATPEAIAWLMRLEAWRYAKQNGNAADLRNLRGELNTLRWLQA, encoded by the coding sequence ATGCTGCAACGCCTTCAAACCCTGCCCCGTGAGGCCCGCGACACCCTGTTTCTGTTGGGGGTGATTGCCTGGGTCATCCTGCCGCAACTGGACCGTCTGCCCTGGTGGTGCAGCGCGATGGCAGGCGGCGTGCTGCTGTGGCGCGGCGTGCTGGCCTGGGGCAGCCGCCCCCTGCCTTCGCGCTGGTGGCTGCTGGCCTTGTTGGCACTGGCCACGGCCGGCACCTGGTTCAGCTACCGCACCCTGCTCGGGCGGGATGCCGGGGTCACCTTCATCGTGGTGCTGCTGGCACTCAAAACCCTGGAGATGCGTGCAAGGCGCGATGCCTTCGTCATTTTCTTTCTGGGCTTTTTCACCATACTCAGCAACTTCTTTTTCTCGCAAAGCCTGCTGACTGCGGGGGCCATGGTGATCGCCCTGCTGGGCCTGCTGACGGCACTGGTCAACAGCCACATGCCGGTCGGCCGCCCGCCCCTGATGCAAGCCGCACGCATGGCGGGGTGGATGGCGCTGGCCGGCGCCCCCATCATGGCGGCACTGTTCATGCTGTTCCCCCGCATCGCTCCGCTGTGGGGCTTGCCGGGCGACGCGATGAGCGGGCGCAGCGGCCTCTCCGGCCAAATGCAGGTAGGCACGATTGCCAGCCTCGCATTGGACGACAGCATTGCCATGCGCATCAAGTTTGACGGCCCGCCGCCGCCCCAGGATCAAATGTATTTCCGCGGCCCGGTGTTCTCCACCTTTGACGGGCGGGAATGGAAACCCCTGCGCTCGGCTTTCCCCTCCCGCGTCCAGCTGCAGCCCGAACTCGCGGTACGCGGCAACCCAGTGAGCTACCAAGTCACCCTGGCGGCTAACAACCGCCCGTGGCTCATGGTGTTGGACGCCACACCACAGGCACCCGAGATCGTGGGCTATAGCGTGAGCATGGGGCCCGACCTGCAATGGCAAGCCGACCAGCCGATTGCGGATCTGGTGCGCTACCGCGCCACCAGCTACCCTGACTTCCGGCACGGCCCCAACCGCTTGGCCGTGGGCCTGCAGGACTTCCTGGACCTCCCTCCGGGCTTCAACCCACGTACCTTGCAGCTCGCCGCTGAATTGCGCCGCCAGCCGGAGCTGGCAACCGCCGGAGCCCAAACCCTCGTCGAGGCGGTGATGAACAAGCTGCGCACAGGAGGCTACGAATACACCCTAGAACCGGGTGTCTATGGCACCCACACGTCCGACGAGTTCTGGTTCGACCGCAAGGCCGGTTTTTGCGAACACATTGCGTCGAGCTTTGTCATCCTGATGCGCGCTTTGGATATACCCGCCCGTGTAGTCACCGGTTACCAGGGCGGGCAGGTCAACACTGTGGATGGTTTCTGGACCGTACGGCAAAGCGATGCCCACGCGTGGGCTGAAGTCTGGATGGCCGGCCGCGGCTGGGTGCGGGTGGACCCGACATCGGCCGTCTCGCCGGGCCGGGTGGGTATAGGCACCTACACCCGCTTGCAGCCCCAACCCAATGTGTTTACCCAAGCCCTCAACACCGTGAGCCCCGGCTTCTCGGTGAACCTGCGCGCGATCTGGGAAGCCACCAACAACCGTTGGAACCAGTGGGTGCTGAACTACAGCCAGGCCAAGCAAATGGATTTGCTGCGCAACATCGGCTTCAGCGCGCCAGATTGGCAGGACCTGAGCACCGTGCTGATAGTCCTGATCGTCACGGCCAGCCTGGCGGGCGCTGGCTGGAACTGGTGGGAGCGGCAACGCCAGGACCCCTGGCTGCGCTTGTTGCAAGCTGCAAGACAGCGCCTGCGTGCACTGGGCCTGCCGGTGCCGGACGATGGGACGCCACGCGCACTGGCGAACTTGCTTCAGGGTGACGCGCGGGCCACGCCCGAGGCTATCGCTTGGCTCATGCGCTTGGAAGCCTGGCGCTATGCCAAACAGAACGGCAACGCCGCGGATTTGCGCAACTTGCGCGGCGAACTGAACACCCTGCGCTGGCTCCAGGCCTGA
- a CDS encoding SPOR domain-containing protein — protein sequence MATAPTTALDNTDEHSTTALYRAAIGDISNGYYLPRFTRFEAADRPGLSWNWAAALNTLNWLMFRQLWHAALVYSGSIVALALLLFGIGKLVFQFSEGTQWGLLAALVGLAFAVPGLGGNALYYLATRQRVQNALAKNQTVPEACAQLSKQASTRKGLIIIAACNVAVAAIAAQSYAMFSGFEPLPAGTPVAVSAAPEGRNVASGRAVDATAADSAKASASVPSLASSAAAPASSTATPAAPGTSSAVIAAKPPTVAASSPAAKPGQTAASAPDPAASTPAKLPAAAASATAAKAPVSASAPAVANKPAASASAVTPVRPAPTAVASAPAPAPAPAPAKSSGEKAAPKPPGPAPVALRSAAAESAAREVAASLGQSAPVAPATLRTAVIAPEETPAAGRFVVNVGLFGDANNARNALVKLMDAELPVVSKEIRFPKGNRTRVQVGPFDTLAEADAAADKVRALELEARVAPLP from the coding sequence ATGGCCACCGCCCCCACCACCGCACTGGACAACACGGACGAGCACTCCACCACCGCGCTCTACCGTGCGGCCATCGGTGACATCAGCAACGGCTACTACCTGCCCCGCTTTACGCGGTTCGAGGCAGCAGACCGTCCGGGGCTGAGTTGGAACTGGGCTGCTGCGCTCAATACCCTGAACTGGCTGATGTTCCGCCAACTCTGGCATGCAGCCCTGGTGTACAGCGGCAGCATCGTGGCATTGGCCCTGTTGTTGTTCGGCATCGGCAAACTGGTGTTCCAGTTTTCGGAAGGCACCCAGTGGGGCTTGCTGGCAGCTTTGGTGGGCTTGGCCTTTGCTGTGCCCGGCTTGGGTGGCAACGCGCTTTATTACCTAGCCACCCGCCAACGGGTGCAAAACGCCCTCGCCAAAAATCAGACCGTGCCGGAGGCCTGCGCCCAACTCAGCAAACAGGCCAGTACCCGCAAAGGTTTGATCATCATTGCCGCGTGCAACGTGGCAGTAGCCGCCATCGCTGCCCAGTCGTATGCCATGTTTTCCGGCTTTGAGCCCCTGCCCGCGGGCACGCCCGTGGCGGTAAGTGCAGCACCTGAAGGGCGCAATGTGGCGAGCGGCCGGGCGGTAGACGCCACGGCGGCGGACAGCGCCAAAGCCTCTGCTTCGGTACCTTCGCTGGCGTCATCTGCAGCGGCGCCGGCCAGCTCAACCGCAACTCCTGCAGCCCCTGGGACCAGTTCCGCTGTCATTGCCGCGAAGCCGCCCACCGTAGCGGCTTCTTCACCCGCAGCCAAGCCCGGGCAGACTGCAGCCAGTGCGCCCGACCCCGCCGCATCGACCCCGGCCAAATTGCCCGCTGCCGCAGCCTCTGCAACAGCCGCAAAAGCCCCGGTATCCGCATCTGCGCCTGCCGTCGCGAACAAGCCAGCGGCCTCCGCGAGTGCCGTGACTCCCGTACGCCCTGCTCCAACCGCCGTAGCATCTGCCCCGGCCCCGGCCCCGGCCCCTGCGCCAGCCAAGTCCTCCGGTGAAAAAGCTGCCCCCAAACCACCCGGGCCGGCACCGGTGGCGTTGCGCTCTGCCGCTGCGGAGTCCGCCGCGCGCGAAGTGGCTGCATCCCTGGGACAGTCAGCTCCCGTGGCACCAGCAACACTACGCACTGCTGTGATCGCGCCTGAAGAAACGCCGGCTGCCGGTCGCTTCGTGGTGAATGTGGGGCTGTTTGGCGATGCCAACAACGCACGCAATGCGCTGGTCAAACTCATGGACGCGGAACTGCCGGTGGTGAGCAAAGAGATCCGCTTCCCCAAAGGCAACCGCACCCGCGTCCAGGTGGGTCCGTTTGATACCTTGGCCGAGGCCGACGCCGCGGCCGACAAGGTGCGCGCTTTGGAGCTGGAAGCCCGCGTCGCCCCCCTGCCCTGA
- the mltB gene encoding lytic murein transglycosylase B codes for MGANGKKHHKTKATSKPAVAATEGTPYGQREDVMRAADDIAQRRNLDPAWVRATLSKARMVPAIVRAITPPAVGTPKNWALYRSRFVEPIRIKAGVKFWLANQETLARAEAQTGVPASIIVGIIGVETIYGQQLGNYRVIDALTTLSFDFPDAHPRKAARAAYFLTELEAYLSLTQRTGTDPMALRGSYAGAMGWPQFMPSSWAKYGIDFDADSRVDLFHSQADVIGSVANYFQAFKWQRGMPTHYPVQFDMARLDQAALMAPDIVPTFSPPTMQDKGVVLDAAGQAHPGLLALIELQNGAEPPTYVAGTENFYVITRYNWSSYYAMAVIDLGQAVAQAVQAQTGMPK; via the coding sequence ATGGGCGCCAATGGCAAAAAACACCATAAAACCAAAGCCACTTCAAAGCCTGCAGTAGCAGCCACCGAGGGCACGCCGTACGGCCAGAGGGAAGACGTCATGCGCGCGGCAGACGACATCGCCCAGCGCCGCAACTTGGACCCTGCCTGGGTCCGCGCCACCTTGTCCAAGGCCCGTATGGTGCCGGCCATCGTGCGGGCGATCACGCCACCTGCGGTAGGCACCCCCAAAAACTGGGCCCTCTACCGCAGCCGCTTCGTGGAGCCCATCCGCATCAAGGCAGGCGTCAAATTCTGGCTCGCCAACCAAGAGACGCTGGCCCGCGCAGAAGCCCAGACAGGTGTACCGGCCAGCATCATCGTCGGCATCATCGGTGTCGAGACCATTTACGGCCAGCAACTCGGCAACTACCGCGTCATTGACGCGTTGACCACCCTGAGTTTTGATTTTCCGGACGCCCACCCGCGCAAGGCTGCACGGGCTGCCTACTTTTTGACCGAACTTGAGGCCTACCTCAGCCTCACCCAACGCACCGGCACCGACCCCATGGCCCTGCGCGGCAGCTACGCCGGCGCCATGGGCTGGCCACAGTTCATGCCCTCGAGTTGGGCCAAGTACGGTATCGACTTTGACGCGGACAGCCGGGTAGACCTGTTCCACAGCCAGGCCGATGTAATCGGCTCCGTGGCCAATTACTTCCAGGCCTTCAAGTGGCAACGGGGCATGCCCACCCACTACCCGGTGCAGTTCGACATGGCACGCCTGGACCAAGCGGCCTTGATGGCGCCGGACATCGTGCCCACCTTCAGCCCCCCCACCATGCAGGACAAAGGTGTGGTGCTGGATGCCGCAGGCCAGGCGCACCCCGGCCTGCTGGCCCTGATCGAACTGCAAAACGGGGCCGAGCCCCCGACCTATGTGGCAGGCACCGAGAACTTTTACGTCATTACCCGCTACAACTGGAGCAGCTACTACGCCATGGCGGTCATTGATCTCGGACAGGCCGTGGCCCAAGCCGTACAAGCCCAGACAGGCATGCCAAAATAA
- a CDS encoding mechanosensitive ion channel family protein, protein MASLKHIPAPQPIDDFAGWLDAFTQATVLLELAALGVSVLAAWGLVAALRKALGQQQEKSIWFGRRVIDGVLFPLVLLCLGYVALELLSHFVNIAVFRVVIPVLISLVVIRVGVKVLQATFAESTWIKPLEQTISWVAWMAMVLWVSGLLPVILNELDLITWKVGGTTLSVRNILEGMVTAGAVLIITLWISAGIESRLLRSATGGELSLRKAASNAVRAVLMFVGLMMALSAVGIDLTALSVLGGAVGVGIGLGLQKLAANYVSGFVILTERSMRIGDVVRVDGFEGQITQINARYTVVRSQTGRESIVPNEMLITQRVENLSLADPKVNQSVSVTVGYDSHVEQVMALLLEAALSQPRVLREPAPAVQLANFGADGLEFSVAYWIDDLENGQGNLRSEINLAILKTLREHGIDIPYPQRVVHTKVH, encoded by the coding sequence ATGGCTTCTTTGAAACACATTCCCGCACCCCAGCCGATTGATGACTTTGCCGGCTGGCTGGATGCATTTACCCAAGCGACAGTTTTGCTGGAGCTGGCGGCATTGGGCGTGAGCGTGCTTGCCGCCTGGGGGCTGGTGGCCGCGTTGCGCAAAGCGCTGGGGCAGCAGCAAGAGAAATCGATCTGGTTCGGCCGGCGGGTGATCGACGGGGTTTTGTTCCCCTTGGTGCTTTTGTGCCTGGGCTATGTGGCGCTGGAGCTGCTGAGCCACTTTGTAAACATCGCGGTGTTCCGGGTCGTGATACCGGTGTTGATCTCGCTGGTAGTGATCCGGGTGGGCGTCAAGGTGTTGCAGGCAACGTTTGCGGAGTCGACTTGGATCAAACCTTTGGAACAGACCATCTCATGGGTCGCCTGGATGGCCATGGTGCTGTGGGTGAGCGGCTTGTTGCCGGTCATCCTCAATGAGCTGGATTTGATCACCTGGAAGGTGGGCGGAACCACGCTGTCGGTGCGCAACATTCTCGAAGGCATGGTGACCGCGGGCGCGGTGCTCATCATCACGCTGTGGATTTCGGCCGGCATTGAATCCCGCCTGCTCCGCTCAGCCACCGGCGGCGAACTCTCGCTGCGCAAGGCGGCCAGCAATGCTGTTCGCGCGGTGCTGATGTTCGTGGGTTTGATGATGGCGCTCTCAGCCGTGGGCATTGATCTCACCGCTCTCTCGGTGCTGGGCGGGGCCGTCGGCGTGGGTATCGGTCTGGGCTTGCAGAAGCTGGCGGCCAACTATGTATCGGGCTTTGTGATTCTGACGGAGCGCAGCATGCGCATTGGTGATGTGGTGCGGGTCGACGGGTTTGAGGGGCAGATCACCCAGATCAACGCCCGTTACACCGTGGTGCGCAGCCAGACCGGGCGCGAGTCCATCGTGCCGAATGAAATGCTGATTACCCAGCGCGTGGAAAACCTCTCACTGGCAGACCCCAAGGTGAACCAGAGTGTGTCGGTGACCGTGGGCTATGACAGCCATGTGGAGCAGGTCATGGCCTTGCTGCTGGAGGCGGCACTGAGTCAGCCGCGCGTGTTGCGGGAGCCAGCACCGGCGGTGCAATTGGCCAACTTCGGGGCAGATGGGCTGGAGTTTTCTGTGGCTTACTGGATTGATGATCTGGAAAACGGGCAGGGCAATCTGCGTTCAGAAATCAACCTCGCCATACTCAAGACCCTGCGCGAGCACGGCATTGACATTCCCTACCCCCAACGGGTCGTGCATACCAAGGTGCATTGA
- a CDS encoding histone deacetylase family protein, translating into MKKTGYFTHRDCLLHEMGRGHPECPERLSAIDDRLLAAGVLDALDRREPPLAPLADLELAHSRMYVASVRGRADALRDDVAAGGPTHAQVDPDTSMNIHTWDAALRAAGAALAATDAVMAGELENAFCSVRPPGHHACKSEGMGFCIFNNVAVAARYALERHGLQRVAIVDFDVHHGNGTENIVAGDQRILMLGFFQHPFYPYGGAQSHASNLLNVPVPAYTRRDAIRDLVKEQWLPRLEAYRPEMIFVSAGFDAHRDDDLGQMGLLEDDYAWMTRQIKAVADRHAQGRIVSCLEGGYNLDALARSVEAHVRVLADL; encoded by the coding sequence GTGAAGAAGACCGGATACTTTACGCACCGCGATTGCCTCTTGCACGAGATGGGCCGCGGCCATCCGGAATGCCCCGAACGCTTGAGTGCGATCGACGACAGGCTGCTTGCCGCCGGCGTACTGGATGCGCTGGATCGCCGGGAGCCGCCACTGGCGCCGCTGGCTGACTTGGAGTTGGCCCACAGCCGCATGTACGTGGCCTCAGTCCGTGGACGCGCTGACGCCTTGCGCGACGATGTTGCGGCGGGTGGTCCGACCCATGCCCAGGTGGACCCCGATACCTCCATGAATATCCACACATGGGATGCGGCTTTGCGCGCGGCAGGTGCCGCATTGGCCGCCACCGACGCGGTCATGGCGGGGGAATTGGAGAATGCGTTTTGCTCGGTGCGCCCGCCCGGGCACCACGCCTGCAAAAGCGAAGGTATGGGCTTTTGCATTTTCAACAATGTGGCAGTGGCTGCGCGTTACGCGCTGGAGCGTCACGGTTTGCAGCGCGTGGCCATCGTGGACTTTGATGTGCACCACGGCAATGGCACAGAAAACATCGTCGCCGGCGACCAGCGCATATTGATGCTGGGTTTTTTCCAGCATCCGTTTTACCCCTACGGGGGCGCCCAGTCGCATGCCAGCAATCTGTTGAATGTGCCCGTGCCGGCCTATACCCGGCGCGATGCCATTCGGGACCTGGTGAAGGAACAGTGGCTGCCGCGCCTGGAGGCATATCGCCCGGAGATGATTTTTGTCAGCGCCGGCTTTGATGCCCACCGGGACGACGACCTCGGCCAGATGGGCTTGTTGGAAGACGACTACGCGTGGATGACGCGGCAGATCAAGGCGGTGGCGGACCGACATGCGCAGGGACGCATCGTTTCCTGCCTGGAGGGCGGGTATAACCTCGACGCCTTGGCGCGCAGCGTGGAAGCCCATGTGCGTGTGCTGGCAGATTTGTAA
- a CDS encoding DUF58 domain-containing protein has product MMAPPLSALGASPPGGRTRRPSEAGSTGALTWNPVTLVRRRFQAWWQARLPLKDSTTLNQRNVYILPTRPGFMLGLTLLVLLVASINYQLNLGYLLTFMLTGAAIIGVHVCHGTLSGLTMHLIAPDAHFAGASVPLGIQLNNPSKRNRYGIGLAVLGSGHWSWTDVGPQGSAKVQISFPATVRGLQPLPALTAETRFPLGTFRVWTVWRPASKVLVYPAPELNPPPLPPGEPRSGGAQTAQRHTTGEFDGVRAYRRGDPLKLVVWKKAAKSDELVSRDAQQAQRLELWLDLGAVENQLRNRAAGGVRELALSRLCAWVLQAESRGLRYGLRWGSHELAPDSGPAHQKNCLQALALA; this is encoded by the coding sequence CTGATGGCCCCCCCACTAAGCGCCCTTGGCGCCTCCCCCCCAGGGGGGCGCACCCGGCGGCCCAGCGAAGCTGGTTCCACAGGTGCCCTGACTTGGAATCCGGTCACCCTTGTGCGGCGGCGCTTTCAAGCCTGGTGGCAGGCGCGCTTGCCACTCAAGGACAGCACCACCCTCAACCAGCGCAATGTGTACATCCTGCCCACGCGGCCGGGGTTCATGCTGGGGCTCACGCTGCTGGTGCTGCTGGTGGCCAGCATCAACTACCAGCTTAATCTGGGCTACCTGCTCACCTTCATGCTGACCGGGGCGGCCATCATCGGCGTGCATGTGTGCCACGGAACGCTCAGCGGTCTCACTATGCATTTGATAGCACCTGACGCACATTTTGCGGGCGCCAGCGTGCCATTGGGCATACAACTCAACAACCCGTCCAAACGCAACCGTTACGGCATAGGCCTGGCTGTTCTGGGCAGCGGACACTGGAGCTGGACCGACGTGGGCCCGCAAGGCAGCGCCAAGGTGCAGATCAGCTTTCCCGCCACGGTGCGTGGGCTGCAGCCCCTGCCTGCCTTGACCGCAGAAACCCGCTTTCCGCTAGGGACCTTCCGGGTCTGGACCGTGTGGCGCCCGGCCTCCAAGGTGCTGGTTTACCCCGCGCCGGAATTGAACCCGCCCCCCTTGCCACCGGGCGAGCCCCGCAGCGGCGGCGCCCAAACCGCGCAGCGCCACACCACCGGCGAGTTCGATGGCGTACGCGCCTACCGCCGGGGCGACCCGCTCAAACTCGTGGTCTGGAAGAAGGCCGCCAAGAGCGACGAACTGGTCAGCCGCGACGCCCAACAAGCCCAGCGACTGGAGCTGTGGCTGGACTTGGGCGCTGTGGAAAACCAGCTCCGCAACCGCGCTGCCGGTGGCGTGCGAGAGCTGGCCCTCTCGCGCCTGTGTGCATGGGTGCTGCAAGCCGAAAGCCGTGGCCTGCGCTACGGATTGCGTTGGGGCTCGCACGAGTTGGCGCCCGATAGCGGCCCGGCCCACCAGAAGAACTGCTTGCAAGCCCTGGCGCTGGCCTGA
- a CDS encoding DUF945 family protein, which translates to MRLSSRLCVVLAGSAFVITAGALAVPWYSSRMLAAGLQELALEHSKGDLRIRNLAHEAGWFNSSGALDLEWHNQCAEDSQGPTVVHLEYRARHVPDWKGLTRFDWSAAPAGEAATGVQQLLRGGKLTGTGHAGFDGTFSTEMQLPELAMVAKGETLQVTPSGGRMELGKTALRFDWVFERMALRGIGHALEAKHIALSLDLKNRTVGTGRAALDIESMSTTGVTLQGLRVSSETTERGDRLDSRVTESVRSAQLLGQNLQDLVLEAEVKGLHTASVQTLSKVFSESCGLQNATADEKLQMRTALKKLLLAGFSVGIPKLQGSGNEGGLDGNLVLTLAPAQGDEVLLASQLSSSGRIHIKGKLMQPEQKAFALSTGYVNEVPDGVQAGFEYGGGILKVSGKTLDSAMVQLGLQKLDAWIKAFLAGESLALPEEELPAVAPSEAPAGPPAAPAS; encoded by the coding sequence ATGCGTCTTTCCTCTCGCCTCTGTGTCGTCCTGGCCGGCAGTGCCTTTGTTATCACTGCAGGCGCCCTGGCGGTTCCCTGGTACAGCTCGCGCATGTTGGCGGCCGGCTTGCAGGAGCTGGCGCTCGAGCACTCCAAGGGCGACTTGCGCATCCGTAATCTGGCGCACGAGGCCGGTTGGTTCAATTCTTCTGGAGCGCTGGATCTGGAATGGCATAACCAATGTGCCGAAGACTCCCAGGGGCCGACCGTAGTGCATCTGGAGTACCGCGCCCGCCATGTGCCGGATTGGAAGGGCCTGACGCGCTTTGACTGGTCTGCAGCGCCGGCGGGCGAGGCAGCTACCGGTGTGCAACAACTGCTGCGCGGGGGCAAACTCACCGGAACCGGGCACGCGGGCTTCGATGGCACTTTCAGTACCGAGATGCAACTGCCTGAGCTGGCCATGGTGGCCAAGGGCGAAACTCTGCAGGTGACGCCCTCCGGCGGGCGCATGGAGCTTGGGAAAACGGCCTTGCGCTTTGACTGGGTCTTTGAACGCATGGCATTGCGCGGCATTGGCCATGCCCTGGAGGCGAAACACATCGCCCTGAGCCTGGATCTGAAAAACCGGACGGTAGGTACGGGCCGCGCGGCTTTGGACATTGAAAGCATGAGTACCACCGGCGTGACCCTGCAAGGCCTTCGCGTCAGCAGCGAAACGACCGAGCGCGGTGACCGGCTGGACTCCAGGGTTACCGAGTCGGTGCGCAGTGCGCAGTTGCTGGGGCAAAACCTCCAAGACCTGGTGCTGGAGGCCGAAGTCAAAGGCTTGCATACCGCCAGCGTGCAGACGCTGAGCAAAGTGTTCAGTGAGAGTTGCGGCCTGCAAAACGCGACGGCCGACGAGAAGCTGCAAATGCGCACTGCCCTGAAGAAGCTGCTGCTCGCCGGGTTCAGTGTGGGCATCCCCAAGCTGCAGGGCAGCGGCAACGAAGGCGGTCTGGATGGCAATCTGGTGCTGACCCTGGCCCCCGCGCAGGGCGACGAAGTGTTGCTCGCCAGCCAGCTCTCCAGCAGCGGGCGCATCCATATCAAGGGCAAGCTCATGCAGCCTGAGCAAAAGGCATTCGCCTTGTCCACCGGGTACGTGAATGAAGTACCTGATGGGGTGCAAGCCGGCTTTGAGTACGGCGGCGGCATCCTGAAAGTCAGCGGCAAAACGCTGGATAGCGCCATGGTGCAACTGGGTCTCCAGAAGCTGGATGCCTGGATCAAAGCGTTTCTGGCGGGTGAGAGTTTGGCACTGCCCGAGGAGGAGCTGCCCGCAGTGGCGCCTTCAGAAGCGCCTGCGGGTCCCCCCGCCGCACCGGCTTCCTGA